GGATCAGAATCGAGCAGTCCACAGTGGCCCCACGGGCTCGTTAGCCGACTTGCCCGTCCTGGTCCATTAGGAGCGGCGGAATCACTCCGTTGATCAAACGCGCCAGCTCAAGGTCGCGGTCGGTGACCGCACCGACATCGTGACTGAAGAGTTCGACCACAAGACTTCGAAACTCCACGATGAGCGTCGGATGATGATCACGCCAGATCGCCAACAACGAGACCGCCAAGCTCGCGACGACGACTTTCCAGTAGTCATCAAGTTCAATGCGACGAACAAGCTTCGCCCCTTCAACGCTCCACCCTCTAGGAATGTGCTCCACGTTACCGAGGCTAGTCGATCTCACGAAGCACAGGAAGGTACGCACCGCGGCACCCAAGTGCCTACTCCTTAGATCACTCCTGCAAGATCACGCCCCCATCGCGCATCGCGTGGGCTCGTGCAGTTGCTGGAGGAAAGTGTCACGATCGCAACGATCAAGTACCGCCAGAGGACTGCGTAGACGACATTGCGTGTCCGATGCTGGGCCACCCTTCTCGCCTCAATAGCGCCAACGGGATTCATGGCCACGCTAATGCGACAAGCAGGCGCAAGCCAGACAAACAACTAAGGGTACTCGCTAGCGACCAACGGTGCCGGTCCAGACGACAAAACCTTAAGCGATGCCCTGGTCGTGACGAAACCAGCTAACGAGAGCTGGTTTGAGGAGGAGACGGATGGTTCGTAGTAGACACAGGCATTCCTCTTCGCGCCCCGCCTCGCCCGAGGTCAAAGAGATCACGACGGCGCAGGCAGCCACGATCGAGCAGATGGCCGACGAGATCGGAGAAACCGGTCTCCTCGTCGTCGAGGCAGCCACCAAGGTGGAGTCAATCGCCACCAACATCACCACCCAGGTCGACTTGTTCAAAGAACTGACCTTGGCCGCCCGCGATCTGCGTGATGGCAACCGTTCGCTTGCTGATGATGCCGAGGCCGCTGCCGATGCTACCCAGAAAATGAACCTCGAGCTTGAACAATCGAGCAACGAGATGGCAGCGTCGCTCTCAGAGGTCAACTACATGATCCAATGGGTAGCCAGTACTAGTACCCAACTTGAGACGCTCCAGCAGGAGATGGAAGATGTCGGCCGTATCGCCCACCACCTCGACTCCATCGCTCAGCAAACCCACGTGTTAGCCCTCAATGCTCACATCGAGGCCGCACGCGCAGGCACTGGTGCGACTGGTTTCACCGTCATCGCCAACGCGATACGAGACTTAGCGGACCAAGCGATCGATGCAGCTGCGTCGATCTCGAGCACGCTTGATCCACTGATCGAATCGGTCAATGAGTTGGGAGGTACGACAAAGGGTGCGCGCCGCGGGGCCGAACGTGCACGCAATGCGATCGACATCGTCGCCACATCCATCAAACGCTCTCAAGAGGAGGGTCAGGTCCTCGATCATCGGGTTGAGGCGATCGCGACCTTCTCAAGGACGATCAATGAGAAGGTCGGCCTCTTTTCGAACTCGCTACTCTCGCTCTTCGATGGCGTTGAGCACTCCGAAAACGACCTCAACGCCGCGACGGCGAGCCTTGAACACCTGATGCAGAGGACGAACTCGCTCGTTCAACTCAGCGCAAAGGTTGGAGTGGCAACAAGCGATACCCCCTTGGTGATGGAGGTGGTGCGCTGTGCTCACATCATCGAGGAACGGATGGAGCGTGCGCTTGCCGCAGGTGAAGTGAGCATCGAGACACTCTTTGACGAGGAGTACGAGGAGGTTCCGGGCACCAATCCCCAACAACACCTCACTCGTTTCACTGCATTCGTCGATCGTAGTGTACAAGATCTCCTTGAAGCCTTCCTCGACTACTCACCAACAGTCGTCTTTGCGGCTGTCGTCGATCGCAACGGTTACCT
The Ferrimicrobium sp. DNA segment above includes these coding regions:
- a CDS encoding 4a-hydroxytetrahydrobiopterin dehydratase encodes the protein MEHIPRGWSVEGAKLVRRIELDDYWKVVVASLAVSLLAIWRDHHPTLIVEFRSLVVELFSHDVGAVTDRDLELARLINGVIPPLLMDQDGQVG
- a CDS encoding methyl-accepting chemotaxis protein, coding for MVRSRHRHSSSRPASPEVKEITTAQAATIEQMADEIGETGLLVVEAATKVESIATNITTQVDLFKELTLAARDLRDGNRSLADDAEAAADATQKMNLELEQSSNEMAASLSEVNYMIQWVASTSTQLETLQQEMEDVGRIAHHLDSIAQQTHVLALNAHIEAARAGTGATGFTVIANAIRDLADQAIDAAASISSTLDPLIESVNELGGTTKGARRGAERARNAIDIVATSIKRSQEEGQVLDHRVEAIATFSRTINEKVGLFSNSLLSLFDGVEHSENDLNAATASLEHLMQRTNSLVQLSAKVGVATSDTPLVMEVVRCAHIIEERMERALAAGEVSIETLFDEEYEEVPGTNPQQHLTRFTAFVDRSVQDLLEAFLDYSPTVVFAAVVDRNGYLSTHNLKYSLPPTPGDPVWNAAHCRNHRFFTDPTGIHAARSRDEFLLQTYRRDMGGGNFLLMKDASAPIYVAGLHWGALRLGYAPLASTFEEARQVQRSERPSSPNKPRSERRELDELLSPW